The following proteins are encoded in a genomic region of Gossypium hirsutum isolate 1008001.06 chromosome D05, Gossypium_hirsutum_v2.1, whole genome shotgun sequence:
- the LOC107906178 gene encoding histone H4: protein MSGRGKGGKGLGKGGAKRHRKVLRDNIQGITKPAIRRLARRGGVKRISGLIYEETRGVLKIFLENVIRDAVTYTEHARRKTVTAMDVVYALKRQGRTLYGFGG, encoded by the coding sequence ATGTCGGGAAGAGGAAAGGGAGGCAAGGGACTGGGCAAGGGAGGAGCAAAGCGCCATCGTAAGGTTCTCCGTGATAATATCCAGGGTATCACAAAACCGGCAATTCGGCGTTTGGCTCGTAGAGGAGGCGTCAAACGTATCAGCGGTTTAATCTACGAGGAAACCCGTGGGGTTTTGAAGATCTTCTTGGAGAACGTGATTCGTGATGCAGTAACCTACACCGAACATGCGAGGAGGAAGACTGTGACTGCTATGGATGTGGTTTATGCACTGAAGAGGCAGGGCAGGACTTTGTATGGGTTTGGTGGTTAA
- the LOC107906177 gene encoding protein GAMETOPHYTE DEFECTIVE 1, giving the protein MGFFDLNIPYTDSTPQSKANSTVAKSTRIKIVIKAMELGYTGIAYNRTIRGVMSDRDRCSIPLLGLSSLLNVAPFLSSSVNFHRDLLGVPRSSPFRQYTRLTVCIDTASQSQALNSGNPILKTYDIVAVRPLNQNAFDHACEKAEVDIISIDFSDKLPFRLKLPMVKAAIKRGIYFEITYSDLIVDVHQRRQIISNAKLLLDWTRGKNVMLSSAAPSVCEVRGPNDVANLASLLGLSTERAKAAISKNCRSLLTNALRRKHFFKEVIRVEAASTSRQSDSEIPLYADWLKWDPISSGEGDLQLDDMAKSFCASTNASKTVKAIDFDSIIDKMPSHGFQVKDLISGSEASFQSQTEVKSFLSTPQPIELSVRTNQASENSIKHGLFPETDDATLENTCSEPLTSAFGDPQKLDLASYDTKTSTGSEEVVTDTVMTEKELETRSASDAAFGSVEAGNQGLQSKKCYEQNFVLLNENVNDGLNAVMLNEDVISHQTSAMDIELDAAALEISPPSECSSLPPTQGRESKSSKGSCVFSGVETIKVDDIAVDMDKERQETTASSLNNMSLLENISERMSLRTSEDDAVIADQISLQQSDDEMRVKDDSLVPNHENQVLLMEEQKLAEADSSMNDLGSVLSNEPLHETVIKKEPTTILKNPFPESNPKMKLKVPSSTMTNEIREVAMELKRHGEDDNKTNDPTLGQRISGKSRRRHRNHHHAPLFPLRRSLYPVSFKRKAARKSERSVKMEEL; this is encoded by the exons ATGGGGTTCTTCGACCTTAACATTCCATACACGGATTCCACGCCGCAAAGCAAGGCGAATTCCACCGTCGCCAAATCCACCCGCATTAAAATTGTGATCAAAGCGATGGAGCTGGGCTACACGGGGATCGCCTACAACCGTACGATCAGGGGCGTCATGTCTGATCGCGACCGGTGCTCGATTCCTCTTCTTGGTCTCTCCTCTCTCCTCAATGTCGCCCCCTTTCTCTCCTCTTCCGTAAACTTCCACCGAGACCTCCTCGGGGTCCCTCGCTCCTCTCCTTTCCGCCAGTACACGCGCCTCACCGTCTGCATTGATACCGCGTCGCAGTCACAAGCTTTAAATTCGGGAAACCCGATATTGAAGACGTACGACATTGTTGCCGTTAGGCCGTTGAACCAAAATGCATTTGATCACGCTTGCGAAAAAGCCGAG GTGGATATAATTTCAATTGATTTCTCAGACAAGTTGCCGTTTCGATTGAAATTGCCTATGGTTAAAGCTGCTATTAAG CGTGGGATatattttgaaataacatattctGATCTTATTGTGGATGTTCATCAAAGGAGGCAAATCATATCCAATGCTAAG TTGCTGCTGGATTGGACTCGAGGAAAAAATGTCATGCTTTCTAGTGCTGCACCTTCTGTATGTGAAGTTAGAGGGCCTAATGATGTTGCAAACTTAGCATCTTTGCTTGGTCTCTCTACGGAACGAGCTAAAGCAGCTATTTCCAAAAATTGTAG GAGCCTTTTGACCAATGCTTTGAGAAGAAAGCACTTTTTCAAGGAGGTTATCAGAGTTGAAGCAGCGTCCACCAGTCGGCAATCTGACTCTGAAATACCTTTGTATGCGGACTGGCTTAAGTGGGATCCCATCTCTAGTGGTGAAGGTGATTTACAGCTGGATGACATGGCGAAATCCTTTTGTGCCTCCACTAATGCATCAAAAACTGTGAAAGCCATTGATTTTGATTCTATTATTGACAAGATGCCATCACATGGCTTCCAAGTTAAGGATTTGATATCTGGAAGTGAGGCTTCCTTCCAGTCACAGACGGAAGTAAAAAGCTTTTTGTCTACTCCTCAGCCAATTGAGTTATCTGTTAGAACTAATCAGGCGTCTGAAAATTCCATCAAGCATGGGCTTTTTCCtgaaacagatgatgctacattAGAAAATACATGTTCGGAACCTCTGACCTCTGCATTTGGGGATCCTCAAAAGTTAGACCTGGCAAGTTATGATACAAAAACTTCAACTGGTTCTGAAGAAGTGGTAACTGATACGGTCATGACTGAGAAAGAATTGGAGACTCGTAGTGCCTCAGATGCAGCATTTGGCTCTGTTGAAGCTGGAAACCAGGGTCTGCAATCCAAAAAGTGCTATGAACAAAATTTTGTGTTACTAAATGAGAATGTGAATGATGGTCTAAATGCTGTAATGCTGAATGAGGATGTGATATCTCATCAGACATCTGCCATGGACATTGAACTGGATGCAGCTGCTTTAGAGATTTCTCCTCCATCTGAGTGTAGTAGTTTACCTCCTACTCAGGGCAGGGAGTCTAAGAGTTCTAAAGGTTCTTGTGTATTTTCAGGTGTGGAGACTATTAAGGTGGATGATATAGCAGTTGACATGGATAAGGAACGCCAGGAAACTACGGCTTCGTCCTTGAATAATATGTCTTTGCTTGAAAATATTTCAGAAAGAATGTCATTGAGGACTTCTGAAGATGATGCAGTTATTGCTGATCAAATTTCACTCCAGCAATCGGATGATGAGATGAGAGTTAAAGATGACTCCTTAGTGCCAAACCATGAAAACCAAGTGTTGTTAATGGAAGAGCAAAAGCTTGCTGAAGCTGATAGCAGTATGAATGATCTTGGCTCAGTCCTAAGTAATGAACCTTTGCATGAAACTGTCATCAAGAAAGAACCAACCACAATACTAAAGAATCCATTTCCAGAGTCCAATCCaaagatgaaattgaaagtccCCTCGTCGACCATGACTAATGAGATCCGAGAGGTGGCAATGGAATTGAAAaggcatggagaagatgataacAAAACTAATGATCCTACTTTAGGTCAGCGAATATCAG GAAAGTCAAGAAGAAGACATAGGAATCATCATCACGCGCCCTTGTTTCCTTTACGGCGCAGCCTGTATCCTGTATCTTTCAAGAGGAAAGCAGCTCGGAAATCAGAGCGCAGTGTGAAGATGGAAGAACTTTAA